TGCCATTATTATAAACAACCCCCACAACCCACACGGTTATCTCCATGATAAAGACCATCTGATCTCCCTGATAAGAGATTACGAACAAAAGCTTTTCCTAATTGACGAAGCCTATATAGATATTGTAGGTGAAGACTATAGCCTATTGGAACAAACAAAACTCCACAAAAATCTTTTCATATTAAGATCCATGACAAAGATATTCTCCATACCGGGTATAAGACTCGGCTTTTTAGTCACCCATCCATCCAATTATGAAAGACTCATGAACTTAAAGCCCCCATGGACAGTGAATATCCTCGCCTATGAAGTGGGGAAACTGATTTTAGAGCAATATGACGAACTATACCCCGAACTACAGGAGTACAAAAAGATAACAGAGAGCTTTTATAATAGTTTGAATGGCATAAAAGGGATAAAAGTCTTACCAAGCAGTACAAACTTTTTCTTATGCAGATCCAATATATGTAGTGCCACACTGAAAAAAGAACTGATTGCAAAACACAAAATCCTAATTAGAGATGCCTCAAACTTTCGGGAACTCACCCCCTATCACTTTAGGATCTCCTCCCAAACAGAGGAAGCTAACACTACCCTCATAAATGCTTTGAAGTTCTTACTATGAAAGGGATCTATCTTACCATTGCCTTTTTCATCGACAGGTTTATAGGTGACCCGGAGTTTAGATATCACCCCATAAGGGGGATAGGATTGCTGGCCTTTACATTGGAAAAAACGATGAACAAGGGTGGATGCAAGAAGCTTAAGGGCTTTTTATTCAATATTATTTTGACAGTAGGTGTTTATCTCTTTTTCTTACTTTTAGATTTTACACTCATCAGCTACTCACATCTTTACCACGTTTACCATATAGTAATGTTATACTTTGGCATATCCTCCTACGAGCTCATAAAAAGAGTAAAAAGGATCGACATTCTACTGAAATCAGATATCGAAAAAGCCCGTAGGGAGCTTTCCATGATAGTGGGCAGGGATACAAAAACGTTAGAGGAACAAGGAATAAGAAGAGCCATGCTGGAAACCCTATCCGAAAACCTCAGCGATGGGTTTGTAGCCCCTGTCTTTTACTATCTATTGGGTGGCCTACCGTTACTCTATTTTTACAAAACAGTAAATACCTTAGACTCCATGGTGGGGTACAAAAGTGAAAGATACAGAGAATTTGGTTACTTTTCTGCCAAACTTGATGACCTATTAAATTTTATCCCAGCAAGGCTTACCGCACTACTATTTTTTTTGGCAACACTTGATCTCGATGTGCTAAAATATATAAAAAAATATGGTAGAAATCATACAAGCCCAAACTCCGGCTATCCCGAAGCAGCATTAGCCGGCGTTTTAAAATGCAGTTTTGGTGGACCTAACTACTATAATGGTAAGCTTGTAGAAAAGCCCTACATAGGAGAAAACAACAGAAAGCTCACCCCACAGGATACAGCCAAGAGCCTGAAAACAGTTTCTATTGCATCATATATCTTTTTTGTGATAACAATAATAACACTGGAGCTTTTATGAAAAATATACAGTATTTAGGGACAACTTCGTTTATAATCGTAGATAGTAGAATCCAAAACGTCAAATTCCTCGCATCCCAAATCGACACAGTACAGTTACTTTTCTTAGAAAAAAACAGTCTGATGGATGATATTAACGAAATCGATGAATTAAAAAAACTTTCTGACTCCTACGACCTAAACTATGTGATACATCTGCCCACAGATTTTGATTTCAATAACGATATAACGACAATAAAACTTTTTTTCAGTGAGCTACAACCTCTAAAACCATCCCATTTCATACTTCACCCAGAAGACGCCGACATATTTTATGATAAATTAGAAGAACTACAAAAAGTCTATCCTATCTGTGTGGAAAATATAGATGATATATCCCTTTTTCAAAAGATATACGAGATAGGTTGCAATATATGTTTTGATGTGGGGCATGCGCTGATGCACGACAAAGATATAAAGGATTTTATAAAAAAGTATGGTGAAAGGATAATGGTCTATCATCTTCACGGTGTAGTGAACAACACAGATCATAACTCATTGAGATTTTTAGATGAAAAGCTATTGTGTTATTTACTCGATTTCGGTTTAGAAAAAAACATAATAAACATCATAGAAGTTTTTAAAATTCACGATTACTTAGATTCAAAAGAATGCTTAAAAGAGGTATTTAAAAAATATGGTTACTCTTATCACCGGTGGTATTAAAAGCGGTAAAAGCTCCTTCGCTCTATCGTTGGGGGAAGGATATAAAAACAGACTCTTCATCGCCACAGCAGAACCTTTTGATGATGATATGAAAAAAAAGATTGACCTGCATAAGATGGAAAGGGGAGACGGGTGGACCACCATCGAAGAGCCCTTAAATCTTACCAACGCCCTCAAAGACAGCGAACATTACGATTTCATAATTATTGATTGTCTAACGATGTGGGTTAACAATATCTTATATCACAAAGTAGATATCGATATCTATATAAATGACTTTTTAAAGTACCTTAAAAGAGGCTTAAATAGTGAGTTAGTTCTCGTTACAAATGAAGTGGGGCTTGGGATAATACCAATTGACTCAGTTGTTCGGGAATATGTCAACCTATTAGGTCAAGTGAATCAAAAGTTAGCCCACCTATCTGAAAGGGTAATCCTAATGGTATCTGGTTTACCATTTTACATAAAGGGGCAGAATCATGAGCTACAAGCATTTTAGTAATAAGCAGTGCGAATATTACCCCTGTCATAACCTACAAGATCAAAACTGCCTCTTCTGCTTTTGTCCCCTTTATTTTTTTGATGATTGTGGAGGCAATCCCAAACTAACAAACGGTATTAGAGATTGCTCATCATGTGTAAAAAACCATGATGAACAAAGCTATGATTTTGTGATAAATAAATTAAAAGAATACTTTTCAAAAAACAGAATCTCTTAAACCAGTTTCCACTGTATCATGAAAAATGTTTTCTTCTATATGAAGATATACATAGACCTTAGTTTTTTATAGAAACGATAATAAAAAATAGCTGAATAAATTTAATCTTGCAATTTAATCTAAATCATACTATCTAATTTTTAAAATTAAAGAAAAATCTGTTTAAGTTTTACGAGGTTTTTGAAAAAGCACTACTGCCGCTTCGAGAAAAATTACAAAATTTGTTTGACAGTCGAATACGAAAACATATTGATAATGCAATAGAAAAAAATTATCTTTTAACGGGTTTTAGTTCCC
This portion of the Calditerrivibrio sp. genome encodes:
- a CDS encoding histidinol-phosphate aminotransferase family protein; this encodes MIHGHGGDTYLFDIKYDFSSNIIPPKYNKKLLSLIPNIKIDPTRYPEPDARTITTLFQHRFDLPDRSSIALNGSVEGIYLWVEAYKKCRFLLPTSSFAEYEDAVKRFDAPYFFTDIADLKKHIDIADAIIINNPHNPHGYLHDKDHLISLIRDYEQKLFLIDEAYIDIVGEDYSLLEQTKLHKNLFILRSMTKIFSIPGIRLGFLVTHPSNYERLMNLKPPWTVNILAYEVGKLILEQYDELYPELQEYKKITESFYNSLNGIKGIKVLPSSTNFFLCRSNICSATLKKELIAKHKILIRDASNFRELTPYHFRISSQTEEANTTLINALKFLL
- the cbiB gene encoding adenosylcobinamide-phosphate synthase CbiB — encoded protein: MKGIYLTIAFFIDRFIGDPEFRYHPIRGIGLLAFTLEKTMNKGGCKKLKGFLFNIILTVGVYLFFLLLDFTLISYSHLYHVYHIVMLYFGISSYELIKRVKRIDILLKSDIEKARRELSMIVGRDTKTLEEQGIRRAMLETLSENLSDGFVAPVFYYLLGGLPLLYFYKTVNTLDSMVGYKSERYREFGYFSAKLDDLLNFIPARLTALLFFLATLDLDVLKYIKKYGRNHTSPNSGYPEAALAGVLKCSFGGPNYYNGKLVEKPYIGENNRKLTPQDTAKSLKTVSIASYIFFVITIITLELL
- the cobU gene encoding bifunctional adenosylcobinamide kinase/adenosylcobinamide-phosphate guanylyltransferase, which codes for MVTLITGGIKSGKSSFALSLGEGYKNRLFIATAEPFDDDMKKKIDLHKMERGDGWTTIEEPLNLTNALKDSEHYDFIIIDCLTMWVNNILYHKVDIDIYINDFLKYLKRGLNSELVLVTNEVGLGIIPIDSVVREYVNLLGQVNQKLAHLSERVILMVSGLPFYIKGQNHELQAF
- a CDS encoding cysteine-rich small domain-containing protein translates to MSYKHFSNKQCEYYPCHNLQDQNCLFCFCPLYFFDDCGGNPKLTNGIRDCSSCVKNHDEQSYDFVINKLKEYFSKNRIS